From Burkholderia pseudomultivorans, the proteins below share one genomic window:
- a CDS encoding MFS transporter: MPDRFRIAVVYLLGFALDLANMFMLNAAYPALQRELHASVAQLAWIGNMYVLGLTVVIPLGAWLARRCGERRVLAASLLLFGFGSACVGASPTIEALLAWRLIQGLGGGLLIPVGQTMAYRAYPPHARARLTSVVMMVALLVPALSPAIGGAIVDRGSWRAIFFAMLPIALATCALAFAWLPRDGARERPPRLDWPGLGLSAATLVALLLGLSAAGLPGGAAFPLAMLALAAATGAAYAAHARRAVAPVLDLRLLAQPLLRIGVVVYLCVPGVFTGVNLVASLYLQDALGLSAAHVGALMLPWAIAAFFAIATTRRWFPRCGAKPLFVGGIAVDCAGIALLATPWATVEAVRIAAFVAMGFGASLCTSTSQSAAFVDVPAERMGDASALWNINRQLSFCLGVAVLGSALNALLALDASGPAPYRWCFGLAVLLSLLPLGVIARLPAHRAPAVQAVSSRP, translated from the coding sequence ATGCCAGACCGTTTCAGGATCGCCGTCGTCTATCTGCTCGGCTTCGCGCTCGATCTCGCGAACATGTTCATGCTCAATGCCGCGTATCCGGCATTGCAGCGCGAACTGCACGCATCGGTCGCGCAGCTTGCGTGGATCGGCAACATGTACGTGCTCGGGCTGACCGTCGTGATTCCGCTCGGCGCCTGGCTCGCGCGCCGCTGCGGCGAACGTCGCGTGCTGGCGGCGTCGCTGCTGTTGTTCGGGTTCGGCAGCGCCTGCGTAGGCGCGTCGCCGACGATCGAGGCGCTGCTCGCGTGGCGGCTGATCCAGGGGCTCGGCGGCGGGCTGCTGATTCCGGTCGGGCAGACGATGGCCTATCGCGCGTATCCGCCGCACGCGCGGGCACGGCTCACGTCGGTCGTGATGATGGTCGCGCTGCTCGTGCCGGCGTTGTCGCCCGCGATCGGCGGCGCGATCGTCGATCGCGGGTCGTGGCGCGCGATCTTCTTCGCGATGCTGCCGATCGCACTCGCGACCTGTGCGCTCGCGTTCGCATGGCTGCCGCGCGACGGCGCGCGCGAGCGGCCGCCGCGGCTCGACTGGCCGGGGCTCGGCCTCAGCGCGGCGACGCTGGTCGCGTTGCTGCTCGGCCTGAGCGCGGCAGGGCTGCCCGGCGGTGCGGCATTCCCGCTTGCGATGCTGGCGCTTGCGGCGGCGACCGGCGCCGCCTATGCGGCGCATGCGCGTCGCGCGGTCGCGCCGGTGCTCGACCTGCGCCTGCTTGCGCAGCCGCTGCTGCGGATCGGCGTGGTGGTCTATCTGTGCGTGCCGGGCGTCTTTACGGGCGTCAATCTCGTCGCGTCGCTCTATCTGCAGGACGCGCTGGGCCTGAGCGCCGCGCATGTCGGCGCGCTGATGCTGCCCTGGGCGATCGCGGCGTTCTTCGCGATCGCGACGACGCGCCGCTGGTTTCCGCGCTGCGGTGCGAAACCGCTGTTCGTCGGCGGGATCGCGGTCGACTGCGCGGGCATCGCGCTGCTCGCGACACCGTGGGCCACGGTCGAGGCGGTCCGCATCGCGGCCTTCGTCGCGATGGGCTTCGGTGCCAGCCTGTGCACCAGCACGTCGCAAAGCGCGGCGTTCGTCGATGTGCCGGCCGAGCGGATGGGCGACGCGAGCGCGCTCTGGAACATCAACCGCCAGTTGAGCTTTTGCCTCGGCGTGGCCGTGCTCGGCAGCGCGCTCAATGCGCTGCTGGC
- a CDS encoding LysR family transcriptional regulator, with protein sequence MVSLDRFVVFRAVVEAGSFTAAATALNQARAAVSFNIKQLETELGVTLLTRTTRRVELTDAGERFYRRCLRVLDEAEGAIDEVRGEHGGMAGILRVTSTVEYAARILAPALHAFAALHPALRVRLETHTSQADLVRDRFDVAIRLGRIEHFRDLPYRGVCLGTYDVLPVMAPDLPARVGAPHPASPDDLARLPQLGHSRLERIAQWTLTDRAGGEHVFRPHAKPRIVVDNASVLRELARAGSGVALLPAWLVHDDLEAGTLVDALPAYRFPQQNVYALYVATRHVPQKVRAWVDFMKAQLKHAR encoded by the coding sequence ATGGTGAGCCTGGATCGTTTCGTCGTATTTCGCGCCGTGGTCGAGGCCGGTTCGTTCACGGCCGCCGCGACCGCGCTGAACCAGGCGCGCGCGGCCGTCAGCTTCAACATCAAGCAGCTCGAAACCGAGCTCGGCGTCACGCTGCTCACGCGGACCACCCGCCGCGTCGAGCTGACCGATGCCGGCGAGCGCTTCTACCGGCGCTGCCTGCGCGTGCTCGACGAAGCCGAAGGCGCAATCGACGAGGTGCGCGGCGAACATGGCGGGATGGCTGGCATCCTGCGCGTGACATCGACGGTCGAGTATGCGGCGCGCATCCTCGCACCGGCGCTGCATGCGTTTGCCGCGCTGCATCCCGCGCTGCGCGTGCGGCTCGAAACGCATACGTCGCAGGCCGATCTCGTGCGCGACCGCTTCGACGTCGCGATCCGGCTCGGCCGCATCGAGCACTTTCGCGACCTGCCGTATCGCGGCGTCTGCCTCGGCACCTACGACGTGCTGCCGGTGATGGCGCCCGACCTGCCCGCGCGGGTCGGCGCCCCGCATCCGGCATCGCCCGACGACCTCGCGCGCCTGCCGCAGCTCGGCCACAGCCGGCTCGAGCGAATCGCGCAATGGACGCTCACCGATCGCGCGGGCGGCGAACATGTCTTCCGGCCGCACGCGAAACCCCGCATCGTCGTCGACAATGCCTCGGTGCTGCGCGAACTGGCGCGCGCAGGCAGCGGCGTCGCGCTGCTGCCTGCGTGGCTCGTGCACGACGATCTCGAAGCCGGCACGCTGGTCGACGCGCTGCCCGCGTACCGGTTTCCGCAACAGAACGTCTATGCGCTGTACGTCGCGACGCGGCACGTTCCGCAGAAGGTGCGCGCGTGGGTGGACTTCATGAAGGCGCAGCTGAAGCACGCGCGCTGA